In Corythoichthys intestinalis isolate RoL2023-P3 chromosome 4, ASM3026506v1, whole genome shotgun sequence, a genomic segment contains:
- the tent5aa gene encoding terminal nucleotidyltransferase 5A, which translates to MSDSDSSCAGSALSETEGVSVSVLSWEQVQRLDAILTDTIPIHGRGNFPTLEMQPRQIVKVVRSRMEEKEIHVRDVRLNGSAASHILHEDSGLGFKDLDLIFCADMKGERDFQIVKDIVLDCLLDFLPDCVNKERITPLTLKEAYVQKMVKVCNDSDRWSLISLSNNRGKNVELKFVDSLRRQFEFSVDSFQIKLDSLLLFYECSENAMTATFHPTIMGESVYGDFSQALHHLRHKIICTRNPEEIRGGGLLKYCHLLVRGFQATSETEMKSLQRYMCSRFFIDFPDIGEQQRKLESYLQNHFVGLEDRKYDYLMTLHGVVNESTVCLMGHERRQTLGLIAMLAVRVLAEQNVIPNVANVTCYYQPAPYVADGNFSNYYIAQVQPVFACQQPAYSTWLPCN; encoded by the exons ATGTCAGACAGCGACAGTAGCTGCGCTGGCAGCGCTCTCTCTGAAACAGAAGGAGTCAGCGTCAGCGTACTGAGCTGGGAGCAAGTGCAGCGTCTGGACGCCATACTGACGGACACCATCCCGATCCACGGACGGGGCAATTTCCCCACGCTGGAGATGCAGCCCCGACAGATTGTCAAAGTGGTGCGCAGCAGGATGGAGGAGAAAGAAATCCACGTCCGGGACGTTCGGTTAAACGGTTCCGCGGCCAGCCACATACTTCACGAAGACAGCGGATTGGGTTTCAAGGATCTCGATCTCATTTTTTGCGCAGATATGAAAGGAGAAAGGGATTTCCAGATTGTGAAGGacattgttctggactgtctccTTGACTTTTTACCAGACTGTGTGAATAAAGAGAGGATAACCCCTTTAACGTTAAAG GAAGCCTACGTGCAGAAGATGGTGAAGGTGTGTAACGACTCAGACCGCTGGAGCCTCATCTCTCTCTCCAACAATCGTGGCAAGAATGTGGAGCTGAAGTTCGTGGACTCTCTTCGCCGTCAATTTGAGTTCAGCGTGGACTCCTTCCAGATCAAGCTGGACTCCCTGCTACTCTTCTATGAGTGCTCCGAGAATGCCATGACCGCGACTTTCCACCCTACAATTATGGGCGAGAGTGTGTACGGCGACTTTAGCCAGGCACTgcatcacctacgtcacaagatCATCTGCACCCGCAACCCTGAGGAGATCCGAGGTGGCGGACTGCTCAAGTATTGTCACCTGCTGGTGAGGGGCTTCCAGGCCACGTCTGAAACGGAAATGAAGTCCTTGCAGCGTTACATGTGCTCCCGCTTCTTCATTGACTTCCCTGACATCGGCGAACAACAGCGCAAGCTGGAGTCCTACCTTCAAAACCACTTTGTGGGTCTGGAGGACCGCAAGTACGACTATTTGATGACTCTCCACGGGGTGGTCAACGAGAGCACGGTGTGCCTCATGGGACACGAGAGGCGACAAACCTTAGGGCTCATAGCCATGCTGGCAGTGCGCGTTCTGGCCGAGCAGAACGTCATTCCCAACGTGGCCAACGTCACCTGTTACTACCAACCTGCTCCTTATGTGGCAGATGGAAACTTCAGTAACTACTACATAGCTCAGGTGCAGCCAGTGTTTGCCTGCCAGCAGCCTGCTTACTCCACCTGGCTGCCCTGTAACTGA